Proteins from a single region of Candidatus Scalindua japonica:
- the cas6 gene encoding CRISPR system precrRNA processing endoribonuclease RAMP protein Cas6, with translation MLKTKNIKCVPQNLTISRFQFNLLTLEEIHLPLYKGSTLRGGFGHAFKRVVCIQKGKECNDCMVKATCVYSYIFETSPPEETEILRLYKNVPHPFVIEPALTLQRLFKKGEEITFDLVLIGKAIQYLPYFIYTFDELGRIGIGKGKGKFHLKSVTSEVEGSDQEERSEAAIKNSIIYSGEEKILHNHFRVMTAKDISPLNNSLSKITIEFLTPTRMVFKERLVKELEFHHMIRTLLRRVSSLSYFHCDELLDLDFKALIEKAESITCTERKTRWYDWQRYSARQETRMKMGGFIGKTVFEGDIEEVMPLVALGEYIHVGKGTVYGLGKYKVINNDDALKAVVSFN, from the coding sequence ATGTTGAAGACAAAGAACATAAAATGTGTCCCGCAAAACCTTACAATCTCAAGGTTTCAATTTAACCTCTTAACACTTGAAGAGATACATTTGCCGTTATACAAAGGCTCTACACTTCGCGGCGGCTTTGGCCACGCCTTTAAGAGAGTGGTTTGTATCCAAAAGGGAAAGGAGTGTAATGACTGCATGGTAAAGGCCACGTGCGTCTACTCTTACATCTTTGAAACCTCTCCACCTGAAGAGACAGAGATCCTCAGACTGTATAAAAACGTTCCACACCCATTTGTGATAGAACCTGCGCTTACCTTACAACGTTTATTCAAAAAAGGTGAAGAGATAACGTTTGATCTTGTCCTTATCGGTAAAGCGATCCAATACCTTCCTTACTTTATCTACACCTTTGATGAACTCGGCAGAATAGGTATCGGGAAAGGAAAAGGTAAATTTCATCTCAAATCAGTAACGTCAGAGGTTGAAGGATCAGATCAAGAAGAGAGAAGTGAAGCTGCGATTAAGAATAGTATAATCTATTCCGGTGAGGAGAAAATTCTGCATAATCATTTCCGGGTTATGACGGCAAAGGACATTTCACCCCTGAACAATTCACTCTCTAAAATAACAATTGAATTTCTTACCCCCACCAGAATGGTATTTAAAGAAAGATTGGTTAAAGAGTTGGAATTCCATCACATGATAAGGACGCTCCTGAGACGAGTATCATCCCTCTCCTATTTCCATTGTGACGAGTTGCTTGATCTGGACTTCAAAGCACTCATAGAAAAGGCAGAGAGCATAACGTGTACAGAACGAAAAACAAGATGGTACGATTGGCAACGCTATTCGGCAAGGCAGGAGACAAGGATGAAGATGGGTGGGTTCATTGGCAAAACCGTTTTTGAAGGGGATATCGAAGAGGTTATGCCATTGGTAGCTCTTGGTGAGTATATCCATGTTGGAAAGGGTACGGTTTATGGGCTTGGGAAATATAAGGTTATAAATAACGATGATGCATTGAAAGCAGTTGTGTCTTTTAATTGA